The following nucleotide sequence is from Hippoglossus stenolepis isolate QCI-W04-F060 chromosome 18, HSTE1.2, whole genome shotgun sequence.
TAATGGAAAGATTGTGTTTTTTCGTGAAATGTAACTAaaaactttttctgttttaaactAAACCCACAATCTTGCTGTCAGAGTTGATACATTAAGTCTCTACATGCTTTAGATTCTACAAGCGCATTTTAAATGACGAGaagaaatataaaactaaagaaatatATTTCTTGATAGGTTCAGTATCAAAATATTTCTGACTTTTATGTTTATTATCATGATTGAATACATACAGTCACAAGTACAGTATGTTCTTAGTTTAGAAAATGGTGTCGGGcaaatttgtgttattttgcatGAACTATGACTAAACTACGCAACCTCTTGTGTTGTGTATGTAGGTGATCtttactttaaatgtttgtagCCAGAAAACGTAAGGAAACATGACCCAGAGGCAGTAAGAAACTCTTCATTCTAAGGCCATTAGTCACATTGCAACCTCAAAAGAACCTGACCTCACTCAGCCACTGCAActaccagtcccctaaacatgtctgatcaagatccatgaaagaTTCCCAGAGAAAtggtttcaaaatgtaaaaaacatccttccaccaagttattTTATAATCCGTCCTCTAGTTTTCAAGTGCTCCTGCgaacaaaaaaaatgcaaaggTGATGAGATGTGCCCAGCGTCTAAAAAGTCGgtatttaatgagaaaaaaaaatctgggaaCATAAAGGATCCACAAAGGCTTGGGAATTCATTGAAGGACTTGTGACATAAAAAAAGCGTTTGAAGAACAATTCCCGCTCTGAATACATTCTCTATTCAAGATTGATTCTCAGTTTAATAAAAAGAGAAGATGGCGCTAATCTTCCGGCTGCTACTCCACTGCCCTCTGTGCCAAACCATTCCGTCATGTTTCAAGTCGACTGAAATGCAAAAACGAAATCAGGTCACTGTCACCGTCTGTGTGGGGGAGAAGACAGCTTTGTATTCGCAGATAACAGCAATAATGAAATCACAGCGTAACGGTCACGTGCTCTCGCTGCCACCACGGGCTGAGCGTCCTCTGCTAAACCAAAGTGGTTTCACACCCTCTGGCGTAAGAGGGTGGGGGTACGGTCAGGTGGATGGGGGGTTGGGGTGAGCGGCAAGACTCCATCATTACCCACAACTTTGTCTGGACGCTGCTGTTGACATGAAACAGACTGTGGACTGAGTTGCCGTCTTTCGCCTAATCAGAGCCGCCTCAAACGTCTTTGAAGATTGACGACACTACTACACTATTGATGATTTGAATTCATTATTCTTCCACTTTTAATTATGTGAGGCACGATAACAATTGGCGCTCTGGCGATATTACAATGTTGCACTCTTTTAAATCTCACTTTTAGTCACTAAAAATAATGAATCGTTCGAGACCCGCCAACATATAAAGAATTTAATTAATTGCGTTAACGTCGGATGTGGATTAGCCTGAGCTGAGGGCTTTGCTGTTATTTTGGGACGAGTTTCTTCATCCGTCTGTTGTTCTTTTCTCCACGTGAAGATATTGTAGCTGACAGGAAATTCCCAGTGACCCCGACGCAACGCAGCACGTCCCATTCAACTGCGTGCATTTCCATTCGGTGTAATGTGATGTGAATGCAGCACTCGGGAAAGGATTTAGGTGATCTCGGCAAACTCCCGGCAGACCTTCGTCTTCATCTTCCACcaataataactaaataacgACACCTGCGTGGGTTTGCAGGGGCTGTTAAGTTTCCAGCCTTTAAGCCTCTAACAAccaaagtgaaagagacagtGAACTGATCAAACTGTTTTCCCGCTGAGCTCTGACACCATTCTGTGCCGATACCTCGCTAAATCCGAGCCACAGCGGGGTGATCGCATTGTGTCGTCTTTTGTTCTCCGACGTTTGCCATCCGCGGGGACCGCCGCCGCTGCACAGAGCCGTAATGAAAGGCATAACCAGCTGTGCCGGCCAGCGAAATGCCACTTTCATCAAAGTACGACAGGCCGATGCCAGTTTGTCAATTATTTAACGCCTGAAATCAGCCACAGTGTAGAACGCCAACGCCCTATGAACAAACTGCTGCAACACACCCGTCAGTGATGCTGACAGGGAGATTGTTTTAGACATAATGAGATTTGGATTATTGTTATGTAGCTATAGAGACAATTCTCTGACGTCGTGTGCTACAGAAATATCTCCAGTTTCGTGGGGGAAATCAGAACAACACTTTTGTTGTGCAGCGAACGGCAAACACCAAGTGTATCGGTGCCAGATGTGTGACGAACACAGCAGGAACAAGACTGAGCTAAGGCTGAGGTCTGTCAACCTTTTCTTCGATAAGTTTGTTTCTTAAACCAATGTCGATTCCCACTTATGCAGTTAAGATCCCACCTTATCGAAGAAAAGGTTGACAGACCCAGCCTTAGCTcagtctgtgtctttgtgtcttttttcagaagaaaaaagacacaaaacacatcagtgttgtgtttttacccAACTAGTTTGGACCGTAAATACACAAAGGATCAGGgattgaagagaaaacatggaaGGCACATTTACGCCATGGGACGTATTAGGGATCAAAGTCAAACTTACAACCCTGGctccaaaaactgaaaatattggCCTTGATAAATCCCAGTTAACAGTCTAGGAGCCAACATATCACCagttattttgttctttttttcatgaACAGTACAAAAACACCCATTTTCTTTCTGAGGGAACAACGCAGCTGCGTTTTCAAGCTCTGGACAGCAGCTCGGAACTGGGCACATGTCACTGAACATGCTCAGGAACGTGGTCGTGAATTGAATGCATATGTATATGAGAATTTCTGAGAGGAGCCAAACCTCTCTGCATAAAGAGCCTCCTAATTGGCACTAGATTTAACACTGGATTGGACCTTTGAAGTGCACCTTCACTCTAAGAGCAAACCTTCGAGCTGCTCCTGCTTgatcagctgctgcctcactAACGCGTAGGAATACAGATACAGTTTCCTGTCTGTCACTGAGGCacatgaaaaaatacatttttcctcCAGTTGCACATTGTGAAACCTCAGAAATGGATTTGATGTCAAATACTGTTCTTCACCGTCGCTTTTTTGAAattgcacataaacacaatctTCACAATCCCAATAATTACACTATTACTCTGAATGGTTGCACTTATCATGTAAGTAGACTAGTTTTATGATTTACACAGAAATGATAtgaaacagtaataaaaaaataaaaaggaaaccgAAAGGAGAACCTGACAGGTGCATGCGCTCTAATCCTCCTCGACTCTCAGACTGACCCCACGCACACACTTCAGTGGCAAACTTGGCATAAAGAAGCAACTAGGATATTAGCATCCCCCAAAAATAACTTTACATCAGCAGCTCGGGATTTCATCAGATGTCCCAAAAACCCAAATGTGAGTTTGTCCTTGAGGGAACAATTATCCAGCTTGCAAAATGGCTGCCAAACAAGGGAACATGTCCAACATGTTCGCACATCTCCGAGAACAGCATCCCTTCAGTCAGGCTGCGTCCAAATTCATTAATTTAAACccaaatacaaaagaaaaacatttaaacgaCGATCACAAAATGTGctataatatttatattcagtaaCACCTGacttacaaacacactgaccctgATCCAACCCCATAAAGACTTAAATAACTTATTCCTGGTGGATTCTTCTGGTAAACGAGGTACAGTAACAAAAATAATTTGTCTTGCACAATACGTATGATTTAGAAAAAGTGGCCAATTGCCTCTTGTACAAAACACTGCAACCTGACAATGATGAAATAACGTTTTAAATCCACAGTAGACTAATTACTATTCGGTGTCTGATAGTTTCCTGTATTTCTTAGTACTTTTGACATCTTTTCAAACAAAACGTCTGGCAGGCAGTGTTTTAATTAACCTTTCAAATTACTCCGGACCCTTTGGTGAAGCTGTCATATGTATGCATTGCTTTAAAGGCCATGTACCTCCTCAGATTGAACAACGACGACCTACAAATCTAAGTTTCCGTGCGGGTGATTGTAATTACCCTGGTTTATAAACGGACCCCTTATCACAGCAGAGGGGTCCGCTTGTAAGTCATATCATACATTTTTGGGATTTCCACATTACCTCACCTCTGTGCAGATTTCCATAAATCTCCCCACACAACTGGAGAGGTCGGAACTGTTCTGGAGAAACTCGCTTCAACACTGAAGAGCAAGGCTGTTTTTATCACAAAGCCTTGTCTATAATAGATTTCCAACCTTGCACTGAACAAATTAATATGTTCCGATGTTTTGGTTAATTAAAAACCTTCGAGGCAAAGCAGTTTAAGCAAAACTCTAAAGTTCACGATCAATACCGAAGCTCTCGATAGTCCTCGCTGTGAATGTTCTCTTACAACAAGCTTAATAGAGTTATGGCAACGGGGAAGTTGGCATGAGTAATAAAATGGACATTCTCAGGAAAATAAGCTTTGTGCACACAACCCCCTTCCCACAATCTCTCCacatacaaacactgcacagatTTCTTAAACACGAGTGAGCCATGCCATGCTGATGTGGAGTGGTGTGTGAGGTAGTTAGACAGTGTCCAATTAGTCATGGTCCCCAAGAGGAACGTTTTCTAAAGTGAAATAATTTAGATAACAAATATTACGGAGATAAATACTGAGTTGCAGAACAACTACCCACAGAGTAAAGCTTTGTAACGTGGTCCATGTTGGAGATTACCCCCCCCAGGATCAGATTGGTTCTCTTCTGGTTCCCACTTAAAGGTTGAAGAGTAATAACCTGAATAATTGGAGACATCTAACATTTGAATTCAAGCACGTCATGAACAAACAGTGCAGGAGCTTAAACTGTGCTTTAACAGTGTCTTTCTTAACAGGGTATATTTGATAAAGGATTTACCTCTCTGTTGAGCctttgtattttgattttgaGTTGTGATTTTTAGGTTGATGCGATGGGTCATACCTCACACTCCCTGGAGCCAGACATTGTGCAAGTGCAGGAACCAGTGCCATTGCCCAGCACCTCCAATGCTTCCGGTGTGGCAGCAGGGTTGTAGCTCATGTAATACTCTTGGAGCTGGGAGCTCAGGTTCTGCTCCGGCTCTGGACTCTTTTTGCGGCGCTTCCGTCCCACCATGGATCGCTGCTGCAGCAACCTGGTTGCACCGGGGTATCGCCGCCACAACACATAGACAACTGTCAAGATTAGGGACATGGTGAAGAAGAGCGCCACGCTGCCCACCACCACTTTGTGCAGAGTCATGTGCTCCATCTCTGGAGGTGGTATGTGAGTGGGTCGCGTGCGAGCTACTGAGTCCTTAGGGTCCTTGTTCATACGCCCTGGAAAAGTAGGATGAGGAATAGGCCGTGGTCTGAATGGTGGCAGAGGACCAAAGGTGTTGCTCGGGGGCATTGGTGGAGAGGTGCCAGTCGGGGAAAAGGTTGGTTCGGCAGTGGCTTCAGAAATGAGCTCTGACATTGGCGAGGGTGTTTCAGTCAGGACATAATCAGTTTCCTCACAGATGCCATGGCTCATTGTGGCTTCCATAATCTTTTCTCCCTGCAGATACTTTGGGCTGCTGCATATCATAGTGGTGTCTTTACTGCCCCGGAAATTCCTCAACCAAGCCACGAGAGGGCATATGCCAGTTGCACAATCCCACATGTTTCCAGCGAGGCTGATGGAGGTCAGTGAGATCCATGCTGACACTGCCTCCTGAGACACGTTGGACAGCTTGTTGGATTCCAGGTTGAGGACTTGAAGGTTGGGCAAGCAGTGAAACACAGCCGGATCCAGGATCTGGATTTCATTTCCTGACAGATCAAGTTTCTGCAGAGTGTACCAATTCCACGGGAGGCCCTGGTTAACCACCCTAATGCGATTCCACTGCAGATACAGCGATCTCAGGTTGGCTAACcttggaaacagaaaaaagttgATCCGTGAGAACTGGTTGTGCTCCAGATGCAACTCCATCAGCTTCTGTAGGCCCAGAAAGGTGGTGCGAGTAAGAGCCTTGATTCGATTGTAGCCCAAATCAAGAAACTCCAAACTCCGGCACTCTAGGAATGCTCGAATCGGGATGTTGGAGAGACCATTGGAGCGCAGGTGTAGATTTTGTAGTTTACGTAAGCCATGGAACTGACCTGGCTGCAGGATTTCCAATTTGTTGTAGGACAAGTCCAGACTGCGCAGATTGGGTATTCCATGGAATGTCGAATTGTGTAGAGACGTGATCCTGTTGGAGCTCAGTATCAGCTCTTTAAGCCTGCGGACCCCTTGGAACGCTCGACTGTCAACGGCAGAAACCTTATTGTGGTCCAAGTAAATCCAGAGGAGCTGGCTGAGGTGAGCAAACTGATAGGGCAGCAGGGTGTGCAGTTCATTGTAGCGCAGGGAGAGGCCCTGGCAGCCGACTGAGATGTTTTCTGGAACATCTAAGAAGCCAGAGGAATCACAATGGACCGTTTTCCCCTCACATCGGCAGCTATTGGGGCAGGTGCGCTCACCGAAGCTGAACAGCAGGGGAGcccgcaggaggaggagaagtggaaAGAGGAGGTGTGTCAGTCGTCCATCACACAGCAGTGGACCTACACGAGAtaatgagacagagaaagaggggtTTAGTGAAGATCAAATCACATTCAGAGGTTTTATCTGCAAATAAGCCAGGGAAATAACCAAAATGCATTATCctctgtcaaataaaaatgatttcatgAGTTTCAATCATTGAAAGCGAAGCATTTTAATCTATACTTTGCATAACATCCTTTTTATTAGTCTGTATGTGATGACAGGTCACAACAAGGGTTTCTGAGAAAGTGTGTATTAAGTAATTCTAATGATTTGGCAGCCATGTTTCAGCTAATTGTGAGAAAGTACTTTTCTCTCTATTATGTGCAGATGcattttcactttgtcaaaGAAACATCAGGTATATGTTCTTCCTGAAAGTGAGACATGGTCTGATATTTCTCACTGCCCTTGCAGTGGCACAGTCCCAAACTCTCCATCTACAGTCCAGGGTCACTGCTGTTTCAGCTGTGCAGAGTTTTCTTCAACCTAACAAAAGCTTCCTCAAGGCTAAATATCAGCTTTTGTTCATATATCAttctattgttgtttttttgtaatttgtgttCCATTTAATTAATCATCAAACTGCAATTTACATGTCAAACACCAGTGtctataaatgtaaatatcttCTGATCTGGATCAATGACAACCTTAActtatataaactatataaatacaataactgACAATTTGCTGATTCTTTCCGAAGGGCTTAAATCTGCACAATTCAACTTAAGGACAAAGCAGTAGGACAATGATCCCGCAGGCCTATCAGGGCCTGAGAGCAGAGAGTTGTTGAATGTCATAGTCAGCCACTTCAAGTATATCACCCTCAAATGAAAGCTGACAGTCGGCCCTCTAACCTTACAGTCTAGTTTGATTTCAAGTGTTTCATGGTGCACCACAGAGCCGGCAGCTTAAAAGATATGTCAGCACCCTGATATCTTTCGACTCCGCCATATGTCAAGGGGACACATCCCTGGACCCTGGGgctctctttttgtttcactCGAAACAATGATCAGAACTATGGATATTCACCTCTACACGGACAACGCTGCTTTCAAATGCACCGGTGCCTCTTCTGAAGCATCTGTTTTGCTCTCCTGTTCAGTTTGGTGTCGGCTGCTTTTGCGGCGAAGAGCCACAGATTTGACAATTAACAATGAAGAGCTACAAAGGCACCGAGGGAGGGAGGTTGCTAATCGTGTTTGGACAGAGTGTGAAGTGGGTAAGAGCCTGAATGATAAGCAGCATTGTGTGGATGTAAAAAAAGCTGTATTTGCACCAGGGTTCTAATTGGACGTTTTTGTCTAATTGGGGAAAATTAAACTCTCTCTGATAACGCGTGCTGCCAAAGGTATGGagtctttatttcattaatttcattgTGAGATAATTTTTCAGTATATCTTTCTCTATTCTTTCTACATTATTTGGATAACTTCATTGTTCAGGCCCTTTGGGAATTCTAACTCCAGAAGATATATTTTGAATCTAATTTTACGGCtcatttaactttttcttttaaaagcagaCTTCAGGCCTTTTCTACAAATGTTATATATGAACAACGAACGCCTTCACCTCCCTACGATGGGTTGTCAACTAAATAAAGCCTAAGTTGTGAACAGTTGCATAATGTAAGCTGCCCGTGGACAAtgtggacaacacacacacatgtgtacaGCTTCATTTGTGAGGATAATCACTGACTAAATGTACTGTCGATGTTCCAAAGCATCACTATGGTTAGATTACCCCTCAAAACCCTTATCTTAACCTCAACGTAATACTTCAGTCGTTAAAACAAGTGTTTAACCCCCAAACTGCCCTTTGAAGAATGTCTCAACTTCCTTAATATGCCCTCACTGCCAATTTCCAAAATTGAAACAGGACCTTGCAAAAacaagagcagacacacacacacacacacacacagtggatgttTTGTGTATGGATGAGAAGTTGCTGCTTGACTTTGGACaaggtttttaaaatgacagTGGGGAGACTGACATGAATACCAACAGAAATGCATCATGTTAGTGGGAGAACGTCCCTGCATACAGAGACGTGTGGTATCAGTGTGGTACTAAAGATGCACGGCAGAGAGAGACCATACAGAGGCCCCGGAAAAACTGCACGAATTCACAATGCGAGCTTGTAAATTTTGCACATCACGCGCATTTTAATCTACTTATGCAGCGAGCATTCAGATTGACAAGTGCTCAGGAAGCTATAAATAAACGGTGTTGGGTAATGCCTCGTGATAACCATTAATTAGCTTCATTATGCAGCTTAAACAAACgcaggaggaagagtgagaaAATCCCCTCATATCTGAGCGCTAACCTGAGAGGGCACGCAGACTGCAGAGCGCTTCGTTAAGCACCGTGACACTGCGGCGATTTCATgctaaaaaaaaaggctgcaaacatgttttattattgcCAAAGTCAACAGGTTTTATGATTATGCCAAGTGTCTTTACAGGCAGGTTTGTTTACAGCCTGGAAATAATGAGGATCTTAATTTACAGGTGATTAAATGTTCTCTCGTCGCACATATTCCAGGTCAAGTGTTTTGCTAAAGAATTAGATGTGAGATTAAAAAAGTATTTCTCCTTCCTTTCCACACGGATGTGTTGGATCCAACCAGTGGGGGGAACAACCAGGGTCGTAATGATTCTGATACAGAGAACACAATACATGTGGAAACAATACTGAATGCAATGCTGCACAATACTCACTGCAGATGTAGCCTCTCATTACTAATTTAGCATTAAATTAAAGCCCAACATGGACAATAACCCTGAGATTGCAGAGCCTCAAATCAGCACTTTggtttataaaaatgaataaataatttgGAGAACTGTAGTGAATCTTCAAACAGCCACTAATATTTAAAACTACACATATTCCTGACTTAGCAAGACATATCACAAGGattgttgctgtgttgttttacGAGACACATAATGGACTCTTATTCAACAAATACATAATTATTGAGGTGGAACATGCTCTTCCTCCCAATGTCTAATTCAGCCTATTCAtgggtttttcattttaatcaatCACAAAACAAACCTTTGCCAGAAGTAACTCTAAAATAACAAAACCCTGcaattttcattgttttgaaaCGGAGGCTACGGGTCGTAAATGTACACACAGCGAGCGAACCGCAACCTATTAatcaaaatcattttattaGAATCCaaaaattaatataataaagtagCCAGCTGGACTTAGAGGAGTATTCGGGTTTTTGGCCGGCAGCTCTGACTATAGACAATACCAGGTATCAGACTATTGGAATATGCCAAGTTCAAAGTTTGCTAAATTGATAAATAACTTGGTTTGCGGGGGTTACACTTCCAAGCTCCTGGGTGATATTAATTAGAGTCTGTGTGCCAGTGCATGCTATTGCATAATCACACTTAAAACCTTCATGCTCAAAGTTCATGCTCATAATTAGTGGGTAGGGATATAAAAAGAGAGACAATGCTAA
It contains:
- the lrrtm4l1 gene encoding leucine rich repeat transmembrane neuronal 4 like 1 produces the protein MGPLLCDGRLTHLLFPLLLLLRAPLLFSFGERTCPNSCRCEGKTVHCDSSGFLDVPENISVGCQGLSLRYNELHTLLPYQFAHLSQLLWIYLDHNKVSAVDSRAFQGVRRLKELILSSNRITSLHNSTFHGIPNLRSLDLSYNKLEILQPGQFHGLRKLQNLHLRSNGLSNIPIRAFLECRSLEFLDLGYNRIKALTRTTFLGLQKLMELHLEHNQFSRINFFLFPRLANLRSLYLQWNRIRVVNQGLPWNWYTLQKLDLSGNEIQILDPAVFHCLPNLQVLNLESNKLSNVSQEAVSAWISLTSISLAGNMWDCATGICPLVAWLRNFRGSKDTTMICSSPKYLQGEKIMEATMSHGICEETDYVLTETPSPMSELISEATAEPTFSPTGTSPPMPPSNTFGPLPPFRPRPIPHPTFPGRMNKDPKDSVARTRPTHIPPPEMEHMTLHKVVVGSVALFFTMSLILTVVYVLWRRYPGATRLLQQRSMVGRKRRKKSPEPEQNLSSQLQEYYMSYNPAATPEALEVLGNGTGSCTCTMSGSRECENEYTCPRPLPGAWLGDVPTIR